A stretch of Gouania willdenowi chromosome 21, fGouWil2.1, whole genome shotgun sequence DNA encodes these proteins:
- the LOC114454834 gene encoding palladin-like, with product MGGAEQVNTHFVSGPTQTSLVVLQKLSQKPIFIQPLSSCTVAHGAVARFHALVSGTPPLHLDWFHNQDPVQPDKNVVFHFDEASGAATLIVVDAFPEHAGQYTSMARNRWGKAVSMATLTVSAEEEGEEHLLL from the exons ATGGGTGGAGCAGAACAAGTCAACACACACTTTGTTTCAGGTCCAACTCAAACCAGTTTGGTCGTCCTGCAGAAACTGAGTCAGAAACCCATCTTCATCCAGCCCCTCTCCAGCTGCACCGTAGCTCACGGCGCGGTGGCGCGGTTCCACGCCCTCGTGTCTGGAACCCCGCCGCTCCATTTGGACTGGTTCCACAACCAAGATCCGGTGCAACCGGACAAGAACGTGGTGTTCCACTTTGACGAGGCGAGCGGTGCCGCCACGCTCATCGTGGTAGACGCCTTCCCCGAACATGCGGGACAGTACACCTCCATGGCCAGAAACCGGTGGGGGAAGGCCGTGAGCATGGCCACCCTCACCGTGAGCGCAGAGGAGGAAGGAGAAG AGCACCTCCTCCTCTGA